The Linepithema humile isolate Giens D197 chromosome 7, Lhum_UNIL_v1.0, whole genome shotgun sequence genome has a window encoding:
- the ASPP gene encoding apoptosis-stimulating of p53 protein 1 isoform X2 has product MLACVYPRENFEVKTVAVKLHPGKSKRKSKSVAVKEKLTPDTTEAECSNGGQVSNELAVGGGGAVLVLSELESMAARQQREIAQQRRLLEQKEARLAVLRGAQEPAQQDRLARLRYKLDQQQSKLNRLRLLRSQTDQSRVNNATLTSDLDCIRALFNEKEKELSLAVAKVEELTRQLEELRGRQNAPAGGGSAGSIGGGLTGTTSNGHLVTPASAELEKLRRELMYRNKMNEQQNQVVSQQRQALAQRQAEMASIDARIAQLQSRLQRKRALNQRLTHQLGPGGGGGGRGVGGANNTGFPDTKLDGFNNSGKLRPAGNIAAIEPYSHIPNDNDFNLNKNDPKYQTLPYNTKFTVNFKTIEDDVNKNKIQHSASASQLGQRPTFQQYGHQIVHSQSQSHIQGSNQQQQHNQNLGNQPTTIQSSCNYNNNNNNNNNNNNNSNNLMGGNAHSFSPDNLSQGLRLHQGHQQQQQQQTQQHQNGSAQQKQHNVTGISGVSTTSNLVGVTVPSIAQTAQNSHRNLQQTASGHQKPVSSVAPSFSVKSQIYQTSSTKIHPVMPQTLSLLGRGHNNNAAQNYIGNNQQQAATTQLVQAGIGNQETMNYRHGYSIAQQQQQYPNQTTSIHASSPAAVYQVQSSSNLHGTIAATSFGNSTQKYNQSQLPNSNDLAQNQEQNQILNNQKAKFEPSGKNQDKFEHALSSGNKHEQQQQTRYDQNLTGKYESQQQSGKHDPTGNQAKHEQHLLNIKYEPSCQNSQQYGKHEQQQQHEGRLPTKYDHNPTFKHDPSNITQYKAEYKSESNKYESSQNKFEVPAKYEQNSTTKHVADHVAVKFEMPVKTTERPFEFDSRPTTKNSDNSERKTFNELRIEDKTKPALPPKPSKPNPPPRLTHHEKIDVPSSEGINECKMVNTNLNSRSDKDEDIPPIPTSEPPESPTETQLGNHQLIKARPLTLKKAPISEQPKLRYAKSNVHVSINRRIEMPPAFLFPETEIPADLMQTEQQQQQHQQNIDTTDNCKSILSEDIGDGERLEEADIIDALNVINIEDKPTKMKTDSELTGGTGGELDIDGGKISEVMRRKKGNLKSSSTGNSGGKVNLSRRVSFDPLALLLDASLEGELELVKKTAKEVANPSSANDEGITALHNAICAGHLEIVKFLVEFGCDVNAQDSDGWTPLHCAASCNNLSMVRFLVEHGACIFATTLSDHETAAEKCEEDEEGFDGCSEYLYSVQEKLGIINSGQVYAVFDYEAQHADELLLKNGDSVVVLRKGDDNEREWWWSKLGHKEGYVPRNLLGLYPRVQPAKAID; this is encoded by the exons ATGCTGGCGTGCGTCTATCCGCGGGAAAACTTTGAGGTGAAAACCGTAGCGGTGAAGCTTCATCCTGGAAAATCGAAGAGAAAGTCCAAGTCCGTCGCGGTAAAGGAAAAACTTACTCCGGACACCACAGAGGCGGAATGTAGCAACGGCGGGCAAGTAAGCAACGAG TTAGCAGTGGGCGGGGGTGGTGCTGTGCTGGTGCTCAGCGAGCTTGAAAGCATGGCGGCCAGACAACAGCGGGAAATCGCTCAGCAAAGGCGCCTCCTGGAGCAGAAAGAGGCCCGCTTAGCCGTGCTTCGAGGCGCACAG GAGCCAGCACAGCAGGACAGACTCGCCAGATTGAGGTATAAACTGGACCAGCAACAGAGCAAGCTGAATCGACTGCGATTACTCAGATCGCAGACCGACCAGTCGCGTGTCAACAATGCAACATTGA CTTCTGATCTGGACTGCATTAGAGCCCTATTCAATGAGAAGGAGAAGGAGCTCTCGCTGGCCGTGGCGAAGGTTGAGGAGCTGACGCGGCAGCTGGAGGAACTTCGGGGTCGTCAGAATGCTCCCGCCGGTGGTGGAAGCGCCGGCAGCATTGGAGGCGGTCTCACAGGGACTACTAGCAACGGACACTTGGTCACACCGGCCAGCGCTGAGCTGGAGAAGCTCAGGAGGGAGCTTATG TATCGCAACAAGATGAACGAACAGCAAAACCAGGTGGTGTCCCAGCAGCGACAAGCCCTGGCGCAGCGACAGGCCGAGATGGCATCGATAGATGCGCGGATAGCTCAACTCCAGAGCCGGCTTCAGCGTAAGAGAGCGTTGAATCAGCGGTTAACGCACCAACTGGGCcccggcggcggtggtggcggaCGCGGTGTCGGCGGCGCCAACAATACAGGATTCCCGGACACGAAGCTTGACGGCTTCAACAATAGCGGCAAGCTGCGACCGGCCGGCAACATCGCCGCGATCGAGCCCTACTCGCACATACCGAACGACAACGATTTCAACTTGAATAAGAACGACCCCAAGTACCAGACACTGCCGTACAACACCAAGTTCACGGTGAACTTCAAGACCATAGAGGATGACGTGAACAAAAACAAGATACAACACTCGGCAAGCGCCTCCCAGCTGGGGCAGCGGCCGACCTTTCAGCAATATGGACACCAAATTGTTCACAGCCAGTCGCAATCGCACATTCAGG GAAGCAATCAACAGCAGCAGCACAATCAAAATCTCGGCAATCAGCCCACGACGATCCAATCAAGTTGCAACTACaataacaacaacaacaacaataacaacaataataataacagcaACAATCTCATGGGCGGCAACGCGCACAGCTTCAGTCCGGATAATCTGTCGCAAGGTCTTCGTCTTCATCAGGGTcatcagcagcagcaacagcagcagacGCAGCAACATCAGAATGGCAGTGCTCAGCAGAAGCAGCACAATGTGACCGGAATTAGCGGCGTGTCGACGACGTCGAATCTCGTCGGGGTGACCGTCCCTTCGATCGCGCAAACCGCGCAGAATTCGCATCGGAACCTGCAGCAGACCGCAAGCGGTCATCAGAAACCGGTGTCGAGCGTGGCGCCGAGTTTCTCCGTCAAGTCGCAGATCTATCAGACTTCGTCGACGAAGATCCATCCGGTGATGCCGCAGACGTTGAGTCTGCTGGGTCGCGGGCATAACAACAACGCGGCGCAGAATTACATCGGCAATAATCAGCAGCAAGCGGCCACCACGCAGCTGGTGCAAGCCGGCATCGGGAATCAGGAAACAATGAACTACAGACATGGCTACTCCATCGcccaacagcagcagcaataTCCGAATCAGACGACGAGCATTCATGCGTCTTCACCGGCAGCTGTTTATCAGGTGCAGAGTTCATCGAATCTTCACGGTACCATCGCTGCGACGAGCTTCGGCAATTCCACTCAGAAGTACAACCAGTCGCAGCTACCAAATTCCAACGATCTCGCGCAAAATCAGGAGCAGAATCAGATCCTGAACAATCAGAAAGCCAAGTTCGAGCCCTCGGGCAAGAATCAGGATAAGTTCGAGCACGCGTTATCATCCGGCAACAAGCACGAGCAACAGCAACAGACTAGATACGATCAGAATCTCACGGGCAAGTATGAGTCTCAGCAACAGAGCGGCAAGCACGATCCGACCGGAAATCAAGCGAAGCACGAACAACACCTGCTTAATATTAAGTACGAGCCCAGTTGTCAGAATTCGCAACAGTATGGTAAACACgagcaacaacaacagcacGAGGGAAGATTGCCAACTAAATATGATCATAATCCAACATTCAAACACGATCCTTCGAATATCACCCAGTATAAAGCGGAATACAAATCGGAGTCTAACAAGTACGAGAGCAGTCAAAATAAGTTCGAGGTGCCGGCCAAATACGAGCAGAACTCCACAACAAAGCATGTGGCCGATCACGTGGCCGTCAAGTTCGAGATGCCTGTAAAAACAACAGAAAGACCGTTTGAGTTCGATAGCAGACCGACGACGAAGAACAGCGACAATAGTGAGAGGAAAACTTTTAATGAATTGCGAATAGAGGACAAGACGAAACCGGCGCTGCCACCGAAACCGAGCAAACCGAATCCGCCACCGAGACTGACTCACCACGAGAAAATTGATGTGCCGTCATCCGAGGGAATCAACGAGTGCAAGATGGTCAACACAAATCTCAACTCGAG GTCGGATAAGGACGAGGATATACCGCCGATTCCCACGTCGGAGCCGCCAGAATCTCCCACGGAGACACAACTGGGCAATCATCAACTCATCAAGGCTCGACCATTGACCTTGAAGAAGGCACCGATATCGGAGCAGCCAAAGCTGAGATACGCCAAATCCAATGTTCACGTCTCGATAAATCGACGAATTGAAATGCCCCCGGCCTTCCTATTCCCGGAGACGGAAATTCCGGCGGATCTCATGCAAACcgagcaacagcagcagcaacatcAACAAAACATCGACACCACAGACAATTGCAAGAGTATTCTCAGCGAGGATATCGGTGACGGCGAGCGATTGGAAGAAGCGGATATCATTGACGCTCTGAATGTCATCAACATCGAGGACAAGCCGACGAAGATGAAAACCGACTCGGAGCTGACCGGAGGCACCGGAGGCGAATTAGATATAGATGGAGGGAAAATATCGGAAGTGAtgagaagaaagaaaggaaaccTTAAATCATCGAGTACGGGGAATAGCGGAGGCAAGGTTAATCTATCGAGACGGGTGTCGTTTGACCCATTGGCGCTATTACTCGACGCCAGTCTCGAGGGTGAGCTCGAGCTGGTGAAGAAAACCGCAAAAGAGGTCGCCAATCCAAGCTCCGCCAACGATGAGGGCATTACCGCCTTGCATAATGCCATATGTGCCGGTCACCTTGAGATCGTCAAGTTCCTCGTAGAGTTCGGCTGCGATGTCAACGCCCAAGATAGCGATGGAtg gACACCGTTACATTGCGCTGCGAGTTGCAACAATTTGTCCATGGTGAGATTCTTGGTCGAACACGGTGCGTGCATCTTCGCGACCACTCTTTCGGATCACGAGACCGCCGCGGAGAAATGCGAAGAGGACGAGGAAGGCTTCGATGGATGTTCCGAGTATTTGTACA gCGTCCAAGAGAAGTTGGGAATCATAAATAGTGGTCAAGTTTACGCGGTTTTCGATTACGAAGCGCAACACGCAGATGAACTCTTGCTGAAGAACGGCGATTCCGTAGTCGTACTTCGGAAGGGCGACGACAACGAACGGGAATGGTGGTGGAGCAAACTTGGACACAAAGAAGGCTATGTACCTCGGAATCTATTAGgg TTATATCCCAGAGTGCAGCCCGCAAAAGCGATTGACTAA